A stretch of the Nicotiana tabacum cultivar K326 chromosome 6, ASM71507v2, whole genome shotgun sequence genome encodes the following:
- the LOC107799518 gene encoding F-box/kelch-repeat protein At1g80440, which translates to MELIPSLPYDIGLECLIRVPYDNFSSVTSVCRNWKLQIELPEFWKLRRATGFTRQVILMAQAQTDDPKLKVGLSKYSAFPVYRLTLYEPDSGYWAELPPLPGNSDGLPMFCQLVGVGLSLVVIGGWNPITWEPSNAVFVYNFVTATWRRGAEMPGCRRSFFGCASDSEQTVYVAGGHDEEKNALKSAMAYDVASDEWVPMPDMASERDECKCTFYHGKFHVIGGYDTSMQGRFGTTAESFNTSTWQWDPVAEHFFDSATCPRTCVEGGDGKLYLCRDGDVLVLRDSTWQVAAAIPPELRNVAFVTAWRGKILMTGSMGFNEPHNTYILDLQNYTWTKMDAPVNFSGHVQSGCCLEM; encoded by the coding sequence ATGGAGCTAATTCCCAGTCTTCCTTACGACATAGGACTAGAATGTCTTATCCGCGTTCCATACGATAATTTCTCGTCCGTTACATCGGTCTGCCGGAATTGGAAACTCCAAATTGAGCTTCCAGAGTTTTGGAAGCTAAGAAGAGCTACTGGCTTCACCCGCCAAGTAATCTTAATGGCCCAAGCCCAAACCGATGACCCGAAACTAAAAGTCGGGTTATCCAAGTACTCCGCTTTTCCAGTTTACAGGCTCACGCTTTATGAGCCGGATTCGGGTTATTGGGCCGAATTACCACCGCTTCCTGGCAACTCCGATGGGCTGCCGATGTTTTGCCAGCTAGTCGGAGTTGGGTTGAGCTTAGTGGTAATCGGCGGCTGGAACCCTATTACTTGGGAGCCTTCTAACGCAGTTTTTGTTTATAACTTTGTGACTGCCACGTGGCGACGGGGAGCTGAAATGCCGGGTTGCCGGAGATCCTTTTTTGGCTGTGCGTCGGATTCTGAACAGACGGTGTACGTTGCAGGTGGACATGACGAAGAGAAGAACGCGCTTAAATCGGCGATGGCGTATGACGTGGCAAGTGATGAGTGGGTCCCTATGCCTGACATGGCAAGCGAACGCGATGAATGTAAGTGCACTTTTTATCACGGCAAATTCCACGTCATCGGCGGCTATGACACGAGCATGCAAGGCCGGTTCGGAACAACTGCCGAGTCATTTAATACTTCCACGTGGCAGTGGGACCCAGTCGCTGAACATTTCTTCGATTCTGCCACGTGTCCGAGAACTTGTGTTGAGGGTGGTGACGGAAAATTATACTTGTGCCGGGACGGTGATGTGCTGGTACTCCGAGATTCCACGTGGCAAGTTGCGGCGGCGATTCCGCCGGAACTCCGGAACGTAGCCTTTGTGACAGCGTGGCGGGGTAAAATTCTGATGACTGGTTCTATGGGATTTAATGAGCCCCACAACACTTATATTCTGGATTTACAGAATTACACGTGGACAAAAATGGATGCTCCGGTAAACTTCTCCGGCCATGTTCAATCTGGCTGTTGCCTCGAGATGTAA